GGAGGGGAAAAGATCATAAATATAGTTCTCTTAGCCAGGCTTGTTAAGCCAGTTAGTGAATGCTCAGGTAGGACAGCTTTAAAGATTGGAGGTTCTAGTTTGGACTCCTCTGTGTCATCTTGGACCCATTATTTAACACCACTGAGTTTCAGCTTGCTCATTCTTTGGCGCACGCGCggctatgggtgtgtgtgtgtgagacaagtATTGAAATTTTATAAACACGTCTGAAAGCCTAAAGTTACAGAATAGGTGCCTGTGGGCCCAAGAGATGGGCATGATGAAAAACAGGGGTATGGAAAAACTCTGGCCCCTGTATAATCAATTGCACCAATGTGACATGCAGGATAAAGCTCTGGGCTGGGATCAACGCTGGTCTTAATCGCCTGCTTCTTCTCCAAGGTGGGGGTCCCGACTCACTAGGCTTACTCCAGCATCCGCATTTACAAAATGGGGCTAATGTGTGTCCCTTGCTTTCCCCGTAGCACTGTAGGTGAGGAGCCTTGTGAGCTCCCCTTTGCAAGGTGAACCCTCTAGATGTAGCATCCAGTTTTCTAAACAGCCTATCGTGATACAGTGTCTGAAGCTACTAATGGCCTTCGGATCCCCGCAGAGGAGACGCACAGCTGGATTGATTCCTGACTCTACTACTGACCGTGTGGCCTTGCGCAAGTCActtgcttttccattttctctaacCTGGGGAAATGGTGATAAGTACAATGGGGACTGAGTAAGCAGACCTTCCTCTTTctgctccccagccctgggaaaaAACAGGAGCCTGGCACACACTAGGTAAATGATCTACCTTAGAACCCTCAATAGCACAGTCGAACACAAGAATTTCTAGTTCCCAGAATCTGCCTCCAAAATACTGTGACCGAGAAATTAAAAGCAGTATCTAGATTGCTCTAACACAGGATTTGGGCTTAAGAGGACAGGTCTTTCTTTAGGGTAAGGGAATTTTCTTCAAGCCCCATTCCTCATTTTATTCAGGAAGTCTGGAGTGTACTGTCTGAGGAGGGTGAATTCTCAACTTTGTCCGGGGCACAGGTTACAAAACTGGCTCACAGAAGCCAAGTAACTGGCACCGAGACATAACGAGAGCGCTCAGGTCTAGGATTTGAACTAGGGTCCTCTTTACAGTACCACGCCGAAAAGCCTCAGTGAGATGAGTAACAGGCTAGGCGCACGCTGGTGGGAACCTCAAGCTGAGATGAAAGCTGGTCCCGTTCATTTGCATGGTAATACCCAGAATGCTTTTCCACACACACCGCTACATTTAATGGAAGCGCTCAGTTTGGAGCCGTGCAAAGTTTGGAATGCATACTTCGCTCCTCTTGCAACTGTGGGAACTTCGCGCCCGTACACGTGTTTTGCCTACAGGCTCTGAGACCAATAGCTCAGCGACAGCCCAAGCAGACGAACCTGTGTGCAACCCTCGCCTAATAGCATCCTCAGGCGTCTTAGGGACAAAGCCCTCTGGCCTGGCAGCACGGTCCATGGTCAGAGTGGCCGGCATTTTGCCGGGCGGCAAGGGCTAATAAGCAAGCTTCTGGCTTGGGGAAGATCGAAGGGGCTTCTTGATCTCTGGATTCTCTAGTTTTCTTACAAAACTGCTGGGACATGCAGGGGCCGTTGATTTTGTCCATCGCCATCATACTGTCCCTTCTCTGAGCTGGCTGGCGACTTCACGCTCCCTGGGGCACAAAGCCCAAGTAGCGGTGGGTGGGGAAAACAACCTATCTCTAGTTATCCAGGCGTGCCGGGCATTTGCCTCGGTCAGTGTAAGGCAGGCAGAAGGTTCCGCCTGCGTCGGATCGGGATCCCGTGTTCTTCCTAGGGCAGCAGAGCCGGAGGTCTCAGCCGACTTCTAGGGATTTCGGCCATCAAAGGAGAATTAGGCAGGGTGCTGATGCCCGTCCGACCTGCGGGTGCGCAAGGTAGGCTGGGGGGCTCAGATCCACAGGCTCTGGCTGTCCCTCCCGCACGCTCGCTTACACTCTGGGCGGGCAGCGGAGGGGCGGCTGTAGCTGGTTTGCTGGCTCGGCGCTCAGATCGTATTGGtcggggtcggggggggggggggtttgggggggggccCCCGggcccccggggggggggggggggggggggggtgctccggggcccggggggggggggggggtggggggggggggggggggggggggtgttgaggcTGCAGCCCCGGGCCCcgcgggaggggtggggaggcGGAGGATCAGGCTGCGCTAGCATTGGCGGagctggggagtgggggcaggaaGCGAGGGGAGCGGAGCTGTAGGGGGGGGGTTGTATAAATAGGGAATGGGGGACGTGCATCCTCCGCTGGGCGAGGGGGGGGCGTTCGGCACAAAGAAAGTGGAAAGTTTGCAGCGCTAGGCGGCCCAGGCTAGGGAGCCGGATGCGCACGTGCTGGGCCGGGGCGACCGAGACCCCCCCCACGCCGAGCtcgctgcttttttttttttctttctgcaagcGGGGGGGGGTGTTGTTGGTATcgccccctccttctcctccccccagGGGTGAAAGTGCAAGAGGAAGTGCAGCCGCTGCCATCTTTCCTCCGTTCCGAACGCACGGAGCCTGGGGCCGCAGCGCCGCCGCCACTCGTGCCTGGCTTGGGAAAGGGCCCACCCTGCTACTGCCACCCGCTCGCTTCGGCCGCCGCCTTCGCTGGGCTCCAAGACTCGGCCTACGCCACCGCCCCTGTGCGCGCGGACCGCCGCCTTCGCCTTCgccttttgtttcctttgctcCGGCGCCCCCACCCCGGCTCGCGCTTTGCAGGGGACGCAACGCGCGCCCCCAGTGGGCCCGGGAAAAGCCTCGGAGCGCGCGCTTGCGCTTGCGCGGCGGACCCCTCCTCCTCCCCGCGCGCGCGCGCCTTTTGGCCGCGCGCCGGCGCCGCCTGGCGGGCGGGAGGGGAGGTGGCAGCCGCGTTTGCAGGAGGGGCGCACCTCTTCGCTCGTTTACCCCCTGGAAGGTAGACCTAGAGAGGGAGGCGGGCAGGCGGAGAGGGAGTGCTACGCGGGTCCCGCGGAGGTTAAGGGCGGCTATGTGGGGGGCAGTGCCCCGCTGGGTCTAGCCCTTTTTATTAGAGCAGGGGGCGTGTGCGCTGGGCGCACCTGAGAGTACTACCGAGCCCTGGGCCGCACGTGCGGGGAGTGTGAGTGGTCCGCTGCACAAGGCGTCTCGCTGCCTAAGGGGAGGGACAAGGGACTGGCGGGTGCCCGGCCGGGCGAGTGGGGAAGGGGCAGCGACCATGGAGCGGGTCAACGACGCTTCTTGCGGTCCGTCGGGCTGCTACACCTACCAGGTGAGCAGACACAGTACGGAGATGCTGCACAACCTGAACCAACAACGCAAAAACGGCGGGCGCTTTTGCGACGTGCTCCTACGGGTAGGCGACGAGAGCTTCCCAGCGCACCGCGCCGTACTGGCTGCCTGCAGCGAGTACTTTGAGTCTGTGTTCAGCGCCCAGTTAGGCGACGGCGGAGCTGCAGATGGTGGTCCTGCTGATGTGGGAGGCGCGGCCGCGGCTCCAGGCGGCGGAGCTGGAGGCAGCCGCGAACTGGAGATGCACACCATCAGTTCCAAAGTGTTCGGAGACATCCTGGACTTCGCTTACACGTCCCGAATCGTTGTGCGCCTAGAGAGCTTCCCCGAGCTCATGACGGCCGCCAAGTTCCTGCTGATGAGGTCGGTCATCGAGATCTGCCAGGAAGTAATCAAACAGTCCAACGTGCAGATCCTAGTGCCCCCTGCCCGGGCTGATATCATGCTCTTTCGCCCACCTGGGACTTCTGACTTGGGCTTCCCTTTGGACATGACCAACGGGGCAGCCATGGCAGCCAACAGTAACGGTATTGCTGGCAGTATGCAGCCCGAGGAGGAGGCTGCCAGGGCCACAGGTGCTGCTATTGCGGGCCAAGCTTCCCTGCCTGTGTTACCTGGGGTGGACAGATTGCCCATGGTGGCTGGACCCCTATCCCCCCAACTACTGACTTCTCCATTCCCTAATGTGGCATCCAGTGCACCTCCACTGACTAGCAAGCGAGGCCGGGGACGCCCCAGGAAGGCCAACCTGCTGGACTCCATGTTTGGGTCTCCAGGGGGCTTGAGGGAAGCAGGCATCCTTCCATGTGGCCTGTGCGGGAAGGTGTTCACTGACGCCAACCGGCTCCGGCAACATGAGGCCCAGCACGGCGTCACAAGCCTCCAGTTGGGCTATATCGATCTTCCTCCTCCAAGGCTGGGTGAGAATGGGTTACCCATCTCCGAGGACCCCGATGGCCCCAGAAAAAGGAGCCGGACCAGGAAGCAAGTGGCTTGTGAGATCTGTGGCAAGATCTTTCGTGACGTATACCATCTCAACCGGCATAAGCTGTCCCACTCGGGGGAGAAGCCGTACTCGTGCCCGGTGTGTGGTCTGCGGTTCAAGAGAAAAGACCGAATGTCGTACCATGTGAGGTCCCATGATGGGTCAGTGGGCAAACCATACATCTGCCAGAGCTGTGGGAAAGGTTTCTCCAGGTGAGGATGGCACCCTCCTCCACTCCCTGCTGTGTATTATCTTAGTTCTGTCTTGAGACAGATCCTTACCAGGATCTGGGGATGTGGATCTTGTGGGGGTAGAGGGTCACTGGACCTTAATAGAGCATAAcatgtttaaatgttttaagatCTCCAACTTTGATGGTGTGGCCAAGAGCTGCATCTATGCCTTCAGGCAAGTTCTCTGGCACCAGGGTGCATACTAGCTTCACCCTCCCGGGGGCCTTGTAGGAAGGGGCCGGATTCCTTAGGCCAGAGCCATTGGGCCTCCCCATTCTTCTCCCCTGGTTCCCTTTGTGTTTCCGGCACCAGGCGTGGGGCCCCCTCTGGGGGCGGGAGGCTGGGCTCCTCCCTCGACTTTCCCCGCCTGAATGGCTTCGGAGGGAGGAACTGAACAAGTGTGTCTAGGACTCCTTACACTCCCGAGGCCCAGATCCTCCACCAGTTTGAACAGGCTGGCCTGCAGCAGTAGGTTCCAGCTTTGCCCCACATGTGACCCTAGGTTTGAGAGACATAAAAGCCGGCTACGCAGGGCTGTTTTGCAATAGTAATGCTGGAATCTGATGCGCTCTGACGTGGTGGCTCCAGAATCCAGCAGACCCACAGGTCGTCCGTTTGTTCTCAGGACAGACCTTTTCAACTTTTAGAGAGCCTTCTTGGGAACTGAAGACTTGCCTGGGAGCAGagggctggttttgtttttgtttttctcccagtTTGAGAATATTGAATAAAAAGCCGGTTTTAACTGAAATCCCAAGAATCTTGTATGTGTGAGAGCTTAGGGACAGAATTCCCCCGGAGAGGCCCCAAGTAGGAACCAGTCTTACCGGTCAGACAGCCCCTGCCCACCTGCTCTGGCGGGCATCTGGCTTGCCAGTCCAGCTGGGGACTTAAAGCGCCATCCCTGGCCTCTGGGGATTGAATTCCATCCGGGTGGCATTCATTGGCTGCTGTGGCGGGagaggcaggggggaggggaacacAGTGCTTCTAAGGGGCTTTAGTCTGGACAATGAGTCCCACACCCACCCCTCCCTgaaaggctgagcaaggcatCCCTGTGTCATTCTAAAGCTGCTGCCTCAGGTCCTAGGAATCATTGAATTTCTGCGGAGGAGGGGGAGGTGAGGGTGGGTTAGTTAGATCAGAGGGAAACATTTGCTCCCCTCCCAAGGCGGGTGTGTGGCTGAGATGCTTGGgcccctggagctagagctggGTGGTGACTTTGTCTTTGTCTTGCTGGGGTGGAGTTCTCCctggggtggtagtggtggaggGAGGCTGGCCAAGTTTGGCCCATCTTTTTTGATGTCTTGTTTGTAAAGTCTGTTGATGTCTTTGCAGGCCCGATCACTTGAACGGACATATCAAGCAGGTGCACACTTCCGAGCGGCCTCACAAGTGTCAGgtagggactggaaagatgcTGCTGTCCTCCAGCCTTGGCCTGAGCACTGCTTTGCACACACCCCCACTCTGGTCGCCCCTGTCCTTTCTCTGGCCTCCTTTGTTCTATACCCAGCTTCCTCTGTTTCCCCAGGGCTATGAGACTCTTTGTTCACTTGTTTCTAGTCTCCACAGCCTTTCCCTCTGTTCTGTTGCTtagctttcctgtcctggcatttttGGGCATCGGCTGGTGGGCCACACTACACAAGTGTTGTCATGGTGGATCTGACACCTAGCTGGGCCTGGCTGCTGGTTCCCAGTAATTTGTATGAACTTTAGGGGTTTCAAAAGGGCTTCCAGTGGCCCAGCCAACAACCCTTCTCCTGGTTTGAGCAGAGTGGGAACTCGTGGGTTCCTTCAGTGGAGAAAGTGTGGCAGAAGAGGCTGTAGGTAGGGAGAGGGTGGTCCCATCTCCGACACAAACAGCAAGGGCAAGGCAAGGCATTCTCTTCCAGTGTGTAATCACGTAGGGGAGGCTGGACTGGATTTTCTTCTGTCTGCTTAAACTCTCTGGGGACTCTGCTGGCACCtagaaaatgagttttctttcttggcctctgagcatttttttttttcagtgtgatgCAAAGTACACCACTGTCTTCTTGGTTATCTCCCTTCTGCTGTGGCAAGTGCCTTCAACTGATGTCAAGGCAGTGACATGAGCTATCCTACAGCCTCTGTCAGGGGATCCCTGCTTCTCCTAACCTGCTGGCACGGGTGGGTTCAGGAGAGTATAGGGAGGAATGGCCTtgtgcagcagcagcacagagctTCCAGGACTAGGGCTTCGCTGCTCACAGATGCTCAGCCGGGAGCCCGGCAGCCACTCCCAAGGATGCTGACTCCAGATAGGCCTGCTGGAACCTGTCTTTGCCTTGCTGCTTTCTGCCGCTCCGTCTCTGATTTCGGTTGCCACAGAGCACATTCTGACTCCCAGGTAGTGTGCTGAACAGCCCCAGACAGGATAGGAGAAACCCAGAGGGCAGTGGGGGTGTGCCCGGTGGCCTGGGGGGGTAACCTGCACTCTCTGCCCTTTTTCCAGGTGTGGGTTGGGAGCAGCAGCGGCCTGCCGCCCCTGGAACCTCTTCCTAGCGACCTGCCATCATGGGACTTTGCCCAGCCTGCTTTGTGGAGGTCGTCCCATTCAGTTCCTGATACCgccttttccctctctctaaaAAAGTCCTTTCCAGCCCTTGAAAACCTGAGTCCAGCACACTCCAGCAATGTGCTCTTCTGCTCAGCCCCACCAGGATACCTGAGACAGGGATGGACAACCCCTGAGGGTAGCCTGGCTTTTACTCAGTGGCCTGTAGGCTAACCTGGGTCCctctggagaggtggaggcaatGTTGGCTGGCTGGAGACTCCTGCTTTTGGCAGAGGATAGCTAGCAAGATGGTTCCTGCCCAGCACTTAGATCCTTCCAAGATGTCCTAACATTTTTCCCAGCTCAAAGCTCTCAAGTAGAGATAGGAAGGACCACCTTTTTGAAGGCCCCTCCCCCGTAGGCGCCATGTTCCTTTCTGAatgctctcctctcccctcccctacctcAACAGGGCTGCCAACTTTGGGGAATCTAGAAGTTGGGAATTCTAGGGAGTTAAGCCCCAGCTTCTGTGTCCCTTCCCGTGGCCTCACTTTTCACACTGACTGGGGCTCCTGGTCACCACCCTCCTCCTActtggggaggggggcggggcgggAATCACCCTACTTCCAGAGAAGTGTCCGGTTCAGCTTCAACTAGGTTCAACTGTGCAGCTGAACTCTTCTCTCACCAGGGCCTGCTTTCAGGTCTGGCTAGTGAGCTCTCATGGCTCAGGTTTTTTTAAGCTGGTCTGCTCAGAACTAAACTAACCAGTATTGTATTGTGATACATGGCTTTAGGGACTGACAGAGCAGGTAGACACTCCCTCCCCCAGGGCCCCTTGGTTGTCCCTTAGCCCCTGCAGACTGCCTGGAGATCAGGATCGATGATAAAAGTTTTCATTCTAACATTTGAGGCTTTGTGTGTTTTGTCCTTGGTCTGTCAGTGACAACTGGCACCATTGTCCCTTGGTGTATGAGCCAgctcctgccctgcctctgcccttcacaCAATTTCACAGACCTGACCCTGTAGCCAGAGCCTTATAAAGAGGACCCAGCACAGGGTGTGCTGGCTGTCACACTGCCATGAGGGTAAAAGGGGCCAGTTGCTCAGACTGATAGAAAAGCCTTGGGACGGTAAGGAGCAAGGAGCTTCAGGCTCCCTTACCTGGGTCTAACAAGCCCGAGCCATTGACTGGACCTGGGATTTAGCCAGAGTCGAGAGACTGCAGTGTCTCAGCCATCTCCCATTGCTTCTGGTGGCCCCATGGCTGAGACTGGTTAAATAAGGGTGAGCTGAGGGTGCACAAAGGGGTTAAAGCCAGTGGAGCTGGACTTTCATGTGTTGcccttagatttttttcctggcTGTAGGAGGCTTTGCAAAATGTACCCTATTGCTTTTAGACTGCCAGGACTGCCTGGGCTTGGGACGCACTAGTATTCTTGGGGTTCCACTCAGAACTGAAAGCTTTAGGGAATGTGGGCAGAGCAACAGCAAGTAGTGTTAGGAGGCATACTAACAGCAACAGACTGTGTGAACCTTGGCTGTGGGCACAGTAGGCACTTAAAGCCAACAGGCAGTCCCACTGTGCCATTGGCAGGCTGGCTTCCTTTCAAGGCCCTTCTGTTTACTCCCTGTCTACAGGATGGGGAGTTCTGAGACTCAGGTTCTGGGTGTCCTCTTTAAGGCCTGTCTCCCTCAGCCCCTCGAGTCTCTCCTGAGTCATGTGACCAGCCTGTTTTGTGCTCTGTGTTAGTCTGAAGTTTTGGTTGATCCAGGCTTGGACTTAACACAGGAAAACCTGGGGACTCCAGTCACAGGATTAGTTGAACAGGGACACCAACAACTCCTTTACATTGGCTTAGTGACAAGGTGGCTAGTTCTGTTGTGGCTTCTTTACCCCAGCAGAAGTCCCTAATTATGTTTGTTCCGGGTTCCTTAAGAGATAATCAGTGGAGGACAGGGTCGGGGACACTAGCTGCATCTGTGGTTTTACCTTTGCTTAGTTAATCCCCAACAATTGAATTCAGTTGGGGATAATGGAGGGCTGGCTGTCCATTGTCTTGGGAACCAAAGTATTACAGGGCAAAGCCTTTCTAGGAAAGATCCCAAGTAATTGGTAAAGAAGCAGGGTCTCTTTCCTGCCCTGGGCTTCCTCCCTCTGCAAAGGGAAGAATCCTCCTTATTTCCACCTGGTTCATGTCAGTTCCTTAGAGTTCTGAGACTTTAAACTTTCTTGGTTGAGGTGGTGCatacctctaattccagcactcagaggcagaggcagaggcaggtagatttcttgagttcaagggtggcccggtctacagagtgagttagaggacagccaggggctacatgataagaccttgtctcaaaacaacatcaacaaaaagccCGCCCCCACTCAATAGCTGCAGGGTTAGGGTAGTTTTTGGATCTTTGGCAGAGCCAGCTCTTGTTCTTGGATAAATGAGCATGTTCACGGTCTCCTGAAGTATTTATAAGAACCCTTTCCACGGTTTACAGATTGCAGGCTAGTTGGAAGACTGAATTCCCTGTCACTGTGGCCTCTCACTGTGTCATGAGATGCCTGAGTTAGGTCCTCCTGATGCCTCTGGATTGCTCAGGTGCTGGACTTTGACTGCACTGTCTGCCCCAGGACAGAACTGGATACCAAGTACATAGGGCCAGGGCTGCCTCCTGTCTTTCATAGAATGCACCTGTATTGACGTCAGAAATTCTAAGGGCATAGATTTGAGGCCTGTTCTCAACTCAGTCATCCTGCATTCTCATAGGGCGTGTGTCTGCCTAGCTGTAAACTGGTCAATACCAAGAGCCCCCTGTTTAGCTGGGAGGACTCCTGGAAGACTGGTCCAGGTGCTAAGGCTGCTCCTTTCTCTAGTACCGGAGTCCTGTGTCTTGGGCAAGTTTACTTTCAAAGTTAAGGTTCCTTTGTCACAAGAGTAAAGCTAAAGCATAAAAGCAGAGATTCACCGGGACGAGCTGTCTGGTGTAAGTTAGTACTGTTTACCTGGGACATGGGGGACCGGGAAGCCTGCGATGCACACATCTGGGGTTGAGGCAAACTGTGGCATCTTCTGCCTTCACGGCACTGCTGTCAACCTTGTGTAAGATAAAtggtgtgtgcgtgcatgcgcgtGCCCACCCACCCGCGCGAGTGACAATGGTGTTCAAAGTGACACACCTTGAGGTCTCAGGTTATCGAGATCCACTTCTAACCAGGAAATAGAGGCAGCTGCATTCTAGCAAGTTAATGGAGTGGCTCCTCTTCTCTCAGATGTGAAAGCTGCTTTCACTCACAGTCCTAGAGCTGAGAGCACTCACACAAGAGAAATAAGTCCAGTTTGACGTTGGCCTCCGAGGCATCCCTATGGAACCAAAATAGCTTAAAAGCCACTAGATCTGCCTTTGTGACATTTTGTGTTCCCCAAGGCCTTTGCATGCCCCGGCAGAGGAAGGGATGTTGGGAGAGATAATGGCTAGGGAGCTAGATCCTCATCCTCAGGGTGAATAGCTGTGTGGCCTGGCCGTGAGTCGTGCTGGGTTGTGCCTTTCAGTGACTACACATTCCTGGAGTGTGAGGGCTGCTCTGTGGATGAACTACACAAGGCAAATGTCTCTCTCAGTCTGCACTCAGAGCCTGCTCAGTTTTGCAGGCAGGCCCTGTCCTTGTTCTTACCACCACTTCCCCTGCTCTAATGCCTGCAGTCTGCTTCTCCATTCTCACCTCAGCAGAACTgacattcatttatttcatatgcTGCTTTTTTATTCACGTTACAAGAGTATTAGGAAGTGTTATTGTTGTACTTTTGTCCTGCCGTTTCCATTTCCCTGTGGCCAACACGAATGCCATATTTGAACGAAATGGGTACATTGGATTCTTTGTATAAGGCAGTCAGGGGAACCCAGAGATGGAGAACAGGAAGCCTGACTTTCATGCTATAACTCACTTATGGCCAGTGCTCCTAAAGTAAGTGCTTTGTGGTTAAGAGTGAATAGCGGTGGAGGTGAACACCTGCAACCCTAGCCCTCTGCAGCTCCAACCTCAAGTTCAGCTCCGTAAGAGTCAGGTTAGCCTGGCttgcatgagaccttgtctctaaaactaAGGAGCAGGggggaaatgaataaatacttaACTCTCCACTCAGTAAAAGCACACAGGCCTTGGCTGGCCATGTTTTGAGCTTGCCTGTGGTAAAGAACCAGTAATTCCGCCTCAGATACCCCATGGGAAGGCACTGTGGGAAGGAGGGGCAGCCACTTGGCATGGCTAGTAGAGCCATGTTGCACTGTTCAGCCTTCTAAAGGGACTGTTTTCACAGGCTAGCCGGGCCTGCTTGGTCACGGGCAGGAGGTCCTGTTCTTCATGCTGTTCTCCTTTCTGCACGCAGACCTGCAATGCCTCCTTTGCGACTCGAGACCGCCTGCGCTCCCACCTGGCCTGTCATGAAGACAAGGTGCCCTGCCAGGTGTGTGGAAAGTACTTGCGGGCCGCATACATGGCAGACCACCTGAAGAAGCACAGTGAGGGGCCCAGCAACTTCTGTAGCATCTGTAACCGAGGTAATTTCCCCACTGTTTCCTCACTCCAGAGGATGGGCCTGCTCTTGAGGGAAGCCCATCCTCTCTTCTGAATGGGAAATGCCCTCACGAGGCTTTGACCACATCACTCAGCTAGTTGTTTGAAACCTCTTCCTTTCCAAGAGACTTAATGATGGGAACAGAAGGAGAGACTCACTCGCTtcccaagcccagggtcagataCACCTGCTCAAGTGGCAGGATGCATGGATTCACAAATACACTTAACAGGACTGGCCTGCGTGGGCTCTAAAACCTGGCCACTCACTGGCAAAGAGGCTGGCTCTAGAGATGGACAAGAGACAAAAGCTTTCTagtataaatgtttaaaagagaTTCCAAGTGGATTGTGGCCCTGaggaaaggcagaagcagacagagttCTGAGTAGGGCAGTTTGCTGGGCAGGGCAGTGTGCCTGAGCCCAAGGCTTGCTGACACATTGTCGAGCTCACCAGGGCTGCAGTTTTGTGTTAGGTGATCTCCGTCTGGCATGTCTGAGGATCTGCTGGGTTGAGTCGGCTGTTGGAAGTGCTGTGAGTTTGTTTGTAAGCACAGTGTCTGTGATAAGGAGGCTGGGGCCGCCGTTGTGGGAGCCAGAGACTGCTTCTTTCGCCTCCTATGGTTGCTTTGGCCGGTTGGGCATGTGGCTTGTTGTTTTCCTGGGCACTcttgtgttggtatttttgtAAGTCTAGTCTGTGGCAGGGTGAGCGTCGAATCAGGGTGAGGAGACTTGTGGTTTAGTTCCAGCCCCTTTCCAGGTAGCTTTGGGCTCTCCTTGCTTGCTCAGAAGTGATTAGACTCTGCCCCGCTTCCATCTCACGGGGTTGCTGTTAGGACCCTAAGAGGAGGTGGCTGATGGCTCCCTGGATCCAGAGTTGTACCTTCAGAGTACCTGTGCTACATTGTGAAATGGTAAAATGGTTCCGTAATGCTCGATCAGTGTGGTATGGACGGGTGCTGTCTCCACGGGTCCCAAAGTTCTTGATGGAGGTATTCTTGCTGGGTGGATGGTTTTATTGGAGTCTTGGAACCAGGTGCTGTTCAAAGACTACACACACCCACCTCAGATTTGCCTTGATGCCACTGATCATTGCTGCTCGTTCCACTAAGAAACCTGCTGTGAATGCCAGCACAAGGGCTCTAGCAGCTTCTGCTGCTTCTTGTTTCCCTCTAGGGGCAAACGGTGAGGACAAGGAGTGTTGTGGGACAGCCTCTTTGGGGATGCTCTGGTCTTAGACAGCTGGCTTTTTAACCTTGCTTCATCCTAACCCAGCTTACAGAGTACTTCCTAGTAAGGCTAAACTTTCTACAGTGCACCATCTGCAGGGCTTTGTCAAGTTTCCTACAAAGTTACCAGTTccagaagtggctcagtgggcagagctgAGAGCCAATAAAAGTAGTGAAGGATATTCATGATAAAACCAGAAAGTCGCCGGGcgggggtggcgcacgcctttaaccccagcatttaggaggcagaggcaggcagatttctgagttctaggccagcctggtctacaaagtgagttccaagacagccagggctacacagagaaaccctgtctcgaaaaccaaaaccaaacaaacaaaagaagtaaaaaccaaaccagaaagttaaaaaaaagaaaaataaataaaataaaaagaatccccCAAACCAGACAGTCCTGCCCAGATGGTGGAATAGGGCAAGGCACTGATACAGGACAGCAGACTCAGGGCCGTGAGGAAGCCCAAGTGAGGACAGCAGGGAAGTTAGCCCACCACAAT
Above is a genomic segment from Mus caroli chromosome 11, CAROLI_EIJ_v1.1, whole genome shotgun sequence containing:
- the Patz1 gene encoding POZ-, AT hook-, and zinc finger-containing protein 1 isoform X3 translates to MERVNDASCGPSGCYTYQVSRHSTEMLHNLNQQRKNGGRFCDVLLRVGDESFPAHRAVLAACSEYFESVFSAQLGDGGAADGGPADVGGAAAAPGGGAGGSRELEMHTISSKVFGDILDFAYTSRIVVRLESFPELMTAAKFLLMRSVIEICQEVIKQSNVQILVPPARADIMLFRPPGTSDLGFPLDMTNGAAMAANSNGIAGSMQPEEEAARATGAAIAGQASLPVLPGVDRLPMVAGPLSPQLLTSPFPNVASSAPPLTSKRGRGRPRKANLLDSMFGSPGGLREAGILPCGLCGKVFTDANRLRQHEAQHGVTSLQLGYIDLPPPRLGENGLPISEDPDGPRKRSRTRKQVACEICGKIFRDVYHLNRHKLSHSGEKPYSCPVCGLRFKRKDRMSYHVRSHDGSVGKPYICQSCGKGFSRPDHLNGHIKQVHTSERPHKCQVWVGSSSGLPPLEPLPSDLPSWDFAQPALWRSSHSVPDTAFSLSLKKSFPALENLSPAHSSNVLFCSAPPGYLRQGWTTPEGSLAFTQWPVG